AGTTCGTGTTCAAGCGAATCGGGCTTCGGCTCGAGGAGCTCGCCGACGAGCAGGCTGAGCTCGTCTACGGTCTGCTGCGCGAGTCCCTCAGCGCGGAAGGCTACGAGCGCGTGCGCGAGGCCATGGCACTGAACGGGTTCCTTGGCGAGATCACGAAACTGCCGCAGATCATGAACGATCGCAGCTACTGGTTCGCGATCTACGGCAAGCCGTCGACCACCGAGCCGTGGGGCTGGCAGCTTTTCGGCCGCCACGTCGCGCTGAATTTCGTGTTCGTCGGCGGCCGCGAGGTGTGCGCGCCGGTGTTTATCGGCGCCGAACCCGCGCTCTCGGAACCCGAGCATCCCCCGATCTTCGAGCGCCGCGAGCGCCTAGCCCTCGAGCTTGCCGCAACCTTCACACCCGAGCAGCGCGATCAAGCTGTGGTCTACACATCCGTGCTCGACGAGAAGATGCCGGATGACCGCATCCACCCCGCCGACGAACGGCACGTCGCGGGCGCCTTCCGCGACAATCGAATCGTGCCCTACGAGGGCATCCTTGCCACTGAGTTCGACCATGATCAGCGTGAGCTGCTGCGCGAGATCGTGCGGGACTTCTACGGGCTGCTTCGTCCCGAGCAGGTCGAGCTCACGCTCGCCGAGTACGACGAGCACATCGGTGAGACGTATCTCGCGTGGTACGGCGCGACGGATGGTTCGACACCGTCGTATCTGCGCATCCAGAGCCCGGTCATCATTGCCGAGCTCGACCACCACGCCGGGGTCTGGTTGAGTAACCGTACGCCCGCGCGCTTCCACGTGCACTCGACGCTGCGGCACCCGAACGGCAACGACTACGGCAAAGCACTCATCAGCGCTTGGCAAGAAGCCATCGCTGATTAACGGTCGCTCGACTACCAACATTCTGGCACTTTCACCCTGAAACAACTAGCCTGGTGGTAGACCTGAAAGGGACCGCGATGACCCCGCCAACTGCTCCAGTGGAGCGAGCCATGCGCACCATTGGCGAACATGTGACCGTGATGCGCAAGATTAGCCGCCTCAACGCAAAACAGACCGCCGCTCGTGCTGGCGTGAGCCTCACCACGCTCCGGAACTTCGAGCGTGGCGAAAACGTCGAGTTCGTCTCTGCGCTCG
This DNA window, taken from Gulosibacter molinativorax, encodes the following:
- a CDS encoding helix-turn-helix domain-containing protein; the protein is MRTIGEHVTVMRKISRLNAKQTAARAGVSLTTLRNFERGENVEFVSALEILRAVGLLEQVVQGADPLQSDQGRARLNAYLDGKQK
- a CDS encoding DUF3500 domain-containing protein, with the translated sequence MPNNTRLNNAEPNGAEPTGADPTGPEPTSASPASAPANDIDEFFSTDRTRGTGEAIALPDSDYREFVYDLDDPVVRPYRAMDYEEFTEDRQQAEFLRNLLEYWDGLYREPFVGITSDGHRRDGLYRLPSPAGTDAAEPNASAPVAAAISLLDALPPVERAAVTYALDAPEWRGWSNPEFVFKRIGLRLEELADEQAELVYGLLRESLSAEGYERVREAMALNGFLGEITKLPQIMNDRSYWFAIYGKPSTTEPWGWQLFGRHVALNFVFVGGREVCAPVFIGAEPALSEPEHPPIFERRERLALELAATFTPEQRDQAVVYTSVLDEKMPDDRIHPADERHVAGAFRDNRIVPYEGILATEFDHDQRELLREIVRDFYGLLRPEQVELTLAEYDEHIGETYLAWYGATDGSTPSYLRIQSPVIIAELDHHAGVWLSNRTPARFHVHSTLRHPNGNDYGKALISAWQEAIAD